From Methanobacterium congolense, one genomic window encodes:
- a CDS encoding 2-oxoacid:ferredoxin oxidoreductase subunit gamma — MRKDIRIAGFGGQGIILTGIVIGKAAALYDGINAVQTQSYGPEARGGASRTEVVVSDEDIDYPKVQKPDIFVALSHEALMTYLDDLKDGGTLIVDPDMIIEEEVLPFVEEHNITFHKAPVTRTAEEVVGLKIVANIVMIGAIARITKVISEEAARQAVAESVPPGTEDKNLAAFDAGTTLVGEED; from the coding sequence ATGCGTAAAGACATAAGAATAGCTGGTTTTGGAGGTCAAGGCATAATACTTACAGGGATAGTTATAGGGAAAGCTGCAGCTCTTTACGATGGAATAAATGCGGTTCAAACTCAATCTTATGGTCCTGAGGCCAGGGGTGGAGCTTCAAGAACTGAAGTTGTAGTAAGTGATGAAGATATAGACTATCCAAAGGTCCAAAAGCCAGATATCTTTGTTGCACTGTCCCATGAGGCATTGATGACTTACCTTGATGATCTAAAGGATGGTGGCACGTTGATAGTAGATCCCGACATGATAATTGAGGAAGAAGTTCTGCCATTCGTTGAGGAGCACAACATAACGTTCCACAAAGCACCTGTAACCAGAACAGCTGAGGAAGTTGTTGGATTGAAGATCGTTGCAAACATAGTGATGATAGGTGCAATAGCACGGATAACAAAGGTCATATCTGAAGAAGCAGCCCGACAGGCAGTGGCAGAAAGTGTTCCACCAGGTACTGAGGATAAGAACCTTGCTGCATTTGATGCAGGAACAACGCTAGTTGGGGAGGAGGATTAA
- a CDS encoding GIN domain-containing protein: MKNYIVISILILVVIFVSGCIGTGSYGYINETGNLSEFDHIVVSGTAPNHLIVTQGDKESLAFEAGRNEISNVKTGVINNQLYLNSTTPVTYYVTVKDINSIELMGPGPGNMQSSNLKLNNLAIKINNGACNITNINVSNLTLSGEGFYVTNVTTNDLTINASSCNITDLTANNLFISGRGIYISGKATNQKASIHGAYNATNLISKTATISVDGSGDATIRVSDLLNAIINGPGDIYYIGNPKITQQINGPGIIMQIPG, translated from the coding sequence ATGAAAAATTATATTGTAATATCCATCCTGATTTTAGTAGTTATATTTGTTTCTGGATGTATTGGAACTGGAAGTTATGGTTATATTAATGAAACAGGAAATCTTAGTGAGTTTGATCATATTGTAGTAAGTGGGACGGCTCCCAATCATCTTATAGTAACTCAAGGTGATAAGGAATCTCTTGCGTTTGAAGCTGGAAGAAATGAAATATCAAATGTAAAAACAGGAGTAATCAACAATCAGTTATATTTGAACTCCACTACTCCGGTCACATATTATGTAACAGTAAAGGATATAAATTCCATTGAATTGATGGGACCTGGGCCTGGAAATATGCAGTCCAGTAACCTAAAACTTAACAATTTGGCCATTAAAATTAACAATGGGGCTTGTAACATAACTAATATAAATGTTAGCAACCTCACTCTCAGTGGCGAGGGATTTTATGTTACGAACGTAACGACAAACGATTTAACAATTAACGCATCCTCTTGTAATATAACTGATTTGACAGCTAACAACCTTTTTATTAGTGGTAGGGGAATTTATATCTCTGGAAAAGCCACTAATCAAAAAGCAAGTATTCATGGAGCGTATAACGCAACTAACTTGATTAGCAAAACAGCTACTATTTCTGTTGATGGATCAGGAGATGCTACCATTCGCGTATCAGATCTTTTAAATGCTATTATTAATGGTCCCGGAGACATCTATTACATAGGTAATCCTAAAATAACACAGCAAATAAACGGCCCCGGTATTATAATGCAGATACCGGGATAA
- a CDS encoding 4Fe-4S dicluster domain-containing protein, which yields MITVNENLCKGCNICTEFCPKKVYEQSKTPNKKGVRLPIPAHGERCTRCGTCTLMCPDQAIRVGEKDED from the coding sequence ATGATAACCGTTAATGAGAATTTATGTAAAGGATGCAATATCTGCACTGAGTTCTGTCCCAAAAAGGTTTACGAACAGTCAAAAACACCCAATAAAAAGGGTGTGCGTCTGCCAATACCTGCACATGGGGAAAGATGCACCAGATGCGGTACTTGCACTTTAATGTGTCCAGATCAAGCAATAAGGGTGGGTGAAAAGGATGAAGACTGA
- the sucC gene encoding ADP-forming succinate--CoA ligase subunit beta produces MKIHEYIAKKIFQVEGIPVPKSIVAENPEEAQKAAEKIGKPVAIKSQVLVGGRGKAGGIKFAETPSETYTVAKSLLGSEVNGEPVDIVLVEEKLNIQSEFYVSVVLDRSTKKPLVLASLQGGMDIEEVAKKNPEKIIRYPLNPLEEFLPYQAREVAIKMGVPSNLISQVGSIIWKLFQAFHDYDLTIAEINPLVFTGKELFAADAKFEVDDDAFYRQKRLAELEHVHKPEFAYVKLKGNIAVIGNGAGLTLSGMDMLHLYGGKPATFLDIGGGASEESIAKALNIVISDENVKVVFLNVLGGITRADDVARGVLDVMNSSSRKVPIVIRLTGTNEEEGQKILAEAGLSFETSMEEAARKAVEICRSMT; encoded by the coding sequence TTGAAGATTCACGAGTACATAGCTAAAAAAATATTCCAGGTGGAGGGAATTCCTGTTCCTAAGAGTATCGTTGCAGAAAACCCCGAAGAAGCACAAAAAGCCGCTGAAAAAATAGGAAAACCTGTTGCAATCAAATCTCAGGTGCTTGTAGGTGGTAGGGGTAAAGCTGGTGGAATAAAATTTGCAGAAACACCCTCTGAAACTTACACTGTAGCAAAAAGCCTTCTCGGGTCTGAGGTGAATGGAGAACCTGTAGATATAGTCCTTGTTGAAGAAAAGCTCAACATCCAATCAGAATTCTATGTCAGTGTTGTTCTGGATAGGTCAACCAAAAAACCCCTGGTACTGGCAAGTCTTCAGGGAGGTATGGATATCGAGGAAGTTGCCAAGAAAAACCCTGAAAAAATCATAAGATACCCTTTAAATCCTCTTGAAGAGTTTTTACCCTACCAGGCAAGGGAAGTTGCCATTAAAATGGGTGTTCCAAGCAATCTGATATCCCAGGTTGGTTCCATAATATGGAAACTTTTCCAGGCATTCCATGACTACGATTTAACAATAGCTGAGATAAACCCCCTTGTATTTACCGGGAAAGAACTTTTTGCAGCTGATGCTAAATTTGAAGTGGATGATGATGCATTCTACAGGCAAAAACGGCTTGCAGAACTTGAACATGTGCACAAACCTGAATTTGCCTACGTTAAACTCAAGGGGAATATTGCAGTTATTGGAAATGGTGCAGGTCTTACACTCAGTGGAATGGACATGTTACACCTTTACGGAGGTAAACCTGCCACATTCCTGGATATAGGTGGTGGTGCATCTGAGGAAAGTATCGCAAAGGCATTGAACATAGTTATTTCGGATGAAAACGTCAAAGTAGTCTTTTTAAATGTTCTTGGAGGTATAACAAGGGCTGATGATGTTGCAAGGGGTGTTCTTGATGTTATGAACTCTTCGAGCCGTAAAGTTCCAATCGTTATACGTTTGACCGGTACAAATGAAGAGGAAGGTCAGAAAATACTTGCTGAAGCAGGCCTCTCATTTGAAACGTCCATGGAAGAAGCAGCAAGAAAGGCGGTTGAAATCTGCAGGTCAATGACCTGA
- a CDS encoding DUF515 domain-containing protein yields the protein MLDKILGKKDKDKKDTPDLRKNGKKSESDMGGRLKDMMGKVSGSNEKGNSSSDLGEKPSNDKKIPRPMPRPKKKPLDSKPRLKPPEKKSSGLGGFGGGGGFGRKVPDDDQKTLVGAAVFGVVLIVAAVVLYYFMFYAPYQDTLNSAKMEKYNEVNSYFKGGLASDPKKQILLAEIDSSVTPDQVLAVDVLGPATTSWRTYQNQQINNKKDAYNRVMITYTATNTSTDQTSDGVKDRMMNTTAAQEVVNEADAAVLSNMDIETPDTIAVPILVSRLQAAGGLVTVGNTVDVYLRTNASSGGNETNTSTSTSPEISGATVLAILRSSSTGTIDANLTQAQVTAAAAAAASGNASYGESAGAGYSNSKSVQVTNVQELLKAAASRTWNQNQITSLLNSYGWRLSDYEMLSNTGELDAQYMLLLEVPRDKAPFLIQNMDSIILTVPTQAAPTWMITELKAIYN from the coding sequence ATGTTAGATAAAATACTAGGAAAAAAGGATAAAGATAAAAAAGACACCCCTGATCTCCGTAAAAATGGGAAAAAGTCCGAGTCTGACATGGGGGGACGACTCAAGGACATGATGGGTAAGGTATCAGGGAGCAATGAAAAAGGTAACTCCTCCAGTGATCTGGGTGAAAAACCTTCCAACGATAAAAAAATACCAAGGCCCATGCCCCGACCTAAAAAGAAGCCTCTGGACTCTAAACCTAGGTTAAAACCTCCTGAAAAGAAATCTTCAGGTTTGGGAGGTTTCGGTGGAGGTGGCGGATTTGGAAGGAAAGTTCCAGATGATGACCAGAAAACCCTGGTTGGTGCAGCAGTCTTTGGTGTTGTACTCATAGTTGCTGCTGTGGTACTTTACTACTTCATGTTCTATGCACCTTACCAGGATACGCTTAACAGCGCTAAAATGGAGAAGTACAACGAGGTTAACTCCTACTTCAAAGGAGGTTTAGCATCTGATCCAAAGAAACAGATACTTTTGGCTGAAATCGATAGCAGTGTTACTCCGGATCAGGTACTGGCAGTGGATGTCCTTGGACCTGCAACAACGTCCTGGAGAACGTATCAAAACCAGCAGATCAACAATAAGAAGGATGCCTACAACAGGGTTATGATAACGTATACCGCTACAAATACCTCGACAGATCAAACTTCTGATGGTGTGAAGGATCGTATGATGAACACTACTGCTGCCCAAGAGGTTGTTAATGAAGCAGATGCAGCTGTTTTGTCCAACATGGATATTGAAACACCAGATACAATTGCAGTTCCAATACTCGTTTCCAGACTTCAGGCTGCAGGAGGCCTTGTCACTGTGGGAAACACAGTTGATGTCTACCTCAGAACCAATGCTTCAAGTGGTGGAAATGAGACCAACACGAGTACAAGTACCAGCCCTGAAATCAGTGGAGCAACAGTTCTGGCAATTCTGAGGTCGAGTAGTACGGGAACCATTGATGCTAACCTGACACAGGCACAGGTGACTGCAGCTGCAGCTGCTGCAGCATCAGGAAATGCATCTTATGGAGAGTCAGCAGGCGCAGGATATTCAAACTCCAAATCTGTTCAAGTAACAAATGTACAAGAACTCCTAAAGGCTGCAGCATCCAGAACATGGAATCAGAATCAAATAACTTCCCTGTTAAATTCCTATGGTTGGAGGTTATCTGACTATGAGATGTTGTCCAATACAGGAGAACTTGATGCTCAGTACATGTTACTCCTCGAGGTTCCAAGGGACAAAGCTCCGTTCTTGATACAGAACATGGACAGTATAATCCTGACAGTTCCAACTCAAGCAGCACCAACATGGATGATCACTGAGCTTAAAGCGATCTACAACTGA
- a CDS encoding dihydroneopterin aldolase family protein translates to MDVDSKYFSNISERERAIFEGAITMGALFHQFVGTPVSIRSASSLERSIKDAMELQPCINRLEVTINRDTLHAVENEYDYISLTGEMLDVRVWAVYGNKEVVVRLKYVEELNYPLMYVENIGEV, encoded by the coding sequence ATAGATGTGGATTCCAAGTATTTCAGTAACATTTCAGAGCGGGAGCGGGCAATATTTGAGGGTGCAATAACTATGGGGGCGTTGTTCCATCAGTTCGTGGGGACCCCTGTTAGTATCCGAAGTGCCAGTTCCCTTGAAAGATCCATAAAGGATGCAATGGAACTCCAACCATGTATAAACCGGTTAGAGGTTACCATAAACAGAGACACGCTCCACGCAGTTGAAAATGAATACGACTACATATCCCTGACCGGTGAGATGCTGGATGTCCGGGTTTGGGCGGTTTACGGTAACAAAGAGGTGGTTGTCAGGCTGAAGTACGTTGAAGAACTTAACTACCCTCTCATGTACGTTGAAAATATTGGAGAAGTTTGA
- a CDS encoding 2-oxoacid:ferredoxin oxidoreductase subunit beta, translating into MDEKKESRFMKYLRKERLPNIFCPGCGNGIVMNAFFNAMELAEIDFENLVLVSGIGCSSRIPGYVKCDSLHTTHGRPISFATGLKLANPDLDVVVFTGDGDAAAIGGNHLIHGARRNIDLTVICINNSIYGMTGGQISPTSPRGSYGSTAPYGAIERPFDLSGLVKAAGATYVARWTTANPSMLSYSIKKGLQNKGFSFVEAMSQCPTYFGRKNKMRSPIDMLNWMKEASIFKKQAEELSEEELEGKIVIGELQDKTEPEFSEKLCKLIANKCQSGTPKSVKSAYKED; encoded by the coding sequence ATGGATGAAAAGAAGGAAAGCCGTTTTATGAAGTACCTCCGGAAGGAACGACTTCCAAACATCTTCTGTCCTGGATGCGGAAATGGTATCGTCATGAACGCATTCTTCAACGCCATGGAACTTGCAGAAATTGATTTTGAAAATCTCGTGCTAGTTTCAGGTATAGGGTGTTCATCACGAATACCAGGATATGTGAAGTGTGATTCACTCCACACAACCCATGGAAGACCAATATCATTTGCAACCGGACTGAAACTTGCAAATCCTGATTTGGATGTTGTTGTGTTCACAGGAGATGGTGATGCAGCAGCAATAGGTGGAAACCATTTAATACACGGTGCAAGGAGGAACATAGATCTGACCGTTATCTGTATAAACAACAGCATATACGGTATGACTGGTGGGCAGATAAGTCCAACAAGTCCCAGGGGAAGTTACGGAAGTACTGCACCATATGGGGCAATTGAAAGGCCATTTGACCTTTCAGGACTCGTGAAAGCAGCTGGTGCAACCTACGTTGCACGGTGGACAACAGCAAATCCTTCAATGCTTTCCTACTCCATAAAAAAAGGTTTACAAAATAAGGGATTCTCATTTGTTGAAGCAATGTCACAATGTCCAACTTACTTCGGACGTAAAAATAAGATGCGTTCACCCATTGATATGCTGAACTGGATGAAGGAAGCCAGCATATTTAAAAAGCAAGCAGAAGAACTTTCTGAAGAAGAACTTGAAGGAAAAATTGTTATAGGGGAACTTCAGGATAAAACAGAACCTGAATTTTCAGAAAAACTCTGCAAGCTCATTGCAAATAAATGTCAAAGTGGAACTCCCAAATCCGTTAAGTCAGCTTACAAGGAGGACTAG
- a CDS encoding DUF5518 domain-containing protein yields the protein MSYLVCDRCEGYYELQPGESPEDFSDKCECGGHLSYVQDLEEADGLNEVCQGRGFELKKPIVTEKQVIFRILFTVPAICFFMICAIYGGSVPWAVLNQLVFEPDSVTNFFGYVELFIVMSIFAGCFLVAAVALSWRLYVNYLMEYRTDLRWVAIVIAFVVAIVIGSFGERYLGDLFVIGPLIGGFVAGCIVGKSYMDGLVNGGFPAGMAGFISIIILIFLFGGSNAGTSFEVILSGTLILAIPYFMAFFIVGSIGGMLGAGIRKKVSR from the coding sequence ATGTCTTATCTCGTTTGTGATCGTTGTGAGGGTTATTATGAGCTCCAGCCTGGTGAGTCTCCTGAAGATTTCAGTGATAAATGCGAATGTGGTGGACATTTAAGTTACGTTCAGGACTTGGAGGAAGCTGATGGCTTAAATGAAGTTTGTCAGGGTCGTGGTTTTGAACTAAAGAAGCCCATTGTGACAGAAAAGCAAGTTATTTTTAGGATTTTGTTTACTGTGCCTGCAATATGTTTTTTCATGATATGTGCAATTTATGGTGGAAGTGTGCCTTGGGCAGTCCTTAATCAGCTTGTTTTTGAACCTGACTCTGTAACAAATTTTTTTGGATATGTTGAGCTTTTCATAGTTATGTCCATTTTTGCGGGATGCTTTTTGGTGGCGGCTGTTGCACTTTCGTGGAGATTATATGTTAATTATTTAATGGAATATAGAACTGATTTGAGATGGGTGGCAATTGTTATTGCATTTGTGGTTGCGATTGTAATAGGTAGTTTTGGTGAAAGATATTTGGGTGATTTATTTGTTATAGGTCCATTAATTGGTGGATTTGTCGCAGGTTGTATAGTGGGTAAAAGTTACATGGATGGGCTTGTAAATGGAGGATTTCCAGCAGGTATGGCGGGATTTATAAGTATTATAATACTTATATTCTTATTTGGAGGTAGCAATGCTGGAACATCATTTGAAGTAATACTAAGTGGAACTTTAATACTTGCAATCCCCTACTTTATGGCCTTTTTCATTGTTGGCTCAATTGGTGGAATGCTCGGCGCAGGCATAAGAAAAAAGGTCAGTCGCTAA
- a CDS encoding class E sortase — MKISTIFVVMGLFIISLYCIVEVNYYASAQEVTRNLSDTPYLKISEIGVDQPINNKSVNYGVYHEPASSKPGEGTVVLFGHRTLHGSPFLRLNELKAGDNITLEWPGIGNVEYTVINSTIVPASYRLSVKQGKVLFLITCYPLGSSAQRMIIEAKQGKIYPIQKTETKPPDNPEYAFLIMAGFFAVGTILSYLYPVKGDKILIFAATVLFTLLLVLGYFYQPLPDAVGSGLSWMNGLLGA; from the coding sequence ATGAAAATTTCAACAATCTTCGTTGTGATGGGACTTTTCATAATTTCACTCTACTGCATCGTGGAGGTGAACTACTATGCCTCAGCTCAGGAGGTAACCCGTAACCTCTCAGACACACCCTACCTGAAAATATCTGAGATAGGTGTTGATCAACCCATAAACAATAAATCAGTAAACTACGGTGTTTACCATGAACCTGCATCTTCAAAACCTGGAGAGGGCACGGTTGTTCTTTTTGGCCACAGAACCCTCCATGGTTCACCATTTCTCAGGCTCAACGAGCTTAAGGCTGGGGACAACATAACCCTTGAATGGCCAGGGATAGGCAACGTGGAGTACACGGTTATCAACTCAACGATAGTTCCAGCTTCCTACCGACTATCCGTGAAACAGGGAAAAGTACTGTTCTTAATAACATGTTATCCCCTGGGATCATCAGCTCAAAGGATGATAATAGAGGCAAAACAGGGTAAGATATATCCAATACAGAAAACCGAGACAAAACCTCCGGACAACCCTGAATATGCATTCCTCATAATGGCTGGTTTTTTTGCAGTCGGAACAATACTGAGCTATCTGTACCCTGTTAAAGGAGATAAAATTTTGATATTTGCAGCAACAGTCCTGTTCACCTTGCTCCTTGTTCTAGGATATTTCTACCAACCCCTTCCAGATGCTGTTGGATCGGGATTATCCTGGATGAACGGTCTCTTGGGTGCTTAG
- a CDS encoding 2-oxoacid:acceptor oxidoreductase subunit alpha — MKTDQFFIQGNEACARGAIKAGCRFFAGYPITPSTEIAEDMAIFLPREGGSFIQMEDEISALGAVIGAVWGGMKAMTATSGPGFSLMMEHLGYSVMTETPLVIVNMQRGSPSTGQPTRAAQGDMMQARWGSHGDYEVITLSPSSVQECFDFTVEAFNLAEKYRVPVMVMGDEIVGHMREKITIPEHVDITPRQMPEESPEDFLPYKADPTGTSKMPAFGDGYKVHITGLTHDERGYPDTSNPESHSKLVRRLCDKILKNRDEITRVKTDFTDDADVVVVSYGAPSRSALTAVKNAREKGIKAGFVKLETVWPFPEEKLINATRNAKRVLVVEMNLGQVFNEVQRVLRDKEVELLPKIGGEMHLPEEILEEIKSD, encoded by the coding sequence ATGAAGACTGATCAATTCTTTATACAGGGAAATGAGGCCTGTGCCAGGGGTGCCATTAAGGCGGGCTGCAGGTTTTTCGCAGGATACCCAATCACTCCATCCACTGAAATAGCCGAAGACATGGCAATTTTCCTCCCAAGGGAGGGAGGTTCATTCATACAGATGGAAGATGAAATATCTGCCTTAGGAGCTGTTATTGGTGCTGTCTGGGGTGGAATGAAGGCGATGACTGCAACATCAGGTCCGGGATTTTCACTTATGATGGAACATTTGGGATATTCCGTCATGACAGAAACTCCCCTTGTAATCGTGAACATGCAGCGTGGATCACCATCCACAGGCCAGCCAACAAGGGCTGCCCAGGGCGACATGATGCAGGCACGCTGGGGATCCCATGGAGACTATGAAGTGATAACCCTTTCTCCATCATCTGTTCAGGAATGTTTCGATTTCACAGTGGAAGCATTCAACCTGGCTGAGAAGTACCGTGTACCAGTCATGGTCATGGGCGATGAGATCGTGGGCCACATGAGGGAGAAGATCACCATACCCGAACACGTTGACATCACACCAAGGCAAATGCCTGAAGAATCCCCTGAAGATTTCCTGCCCTACAAGGCGGATCCTACTGGAACATCAAAAATGCCGGCCTTCGGTGACGGATACAAGGTACACATCACAGGACTGACCCATGATGAAAGGGGATATCCAGATACATCAAACCCGGAATCCCATTCAAAACTGGTTAGAAGACTTTGTGATAAGATCCTGAAAAACAGGGATGAAATAACCCGTGTAAAAACTGATTTCACAGATGACGCAGATGTTGTGGTTGTATCCTACGGTGCACCGTCAAGATCAGCTCTTACAGCAGTTAAAAATGCAAGGGAAAAGGGTATAAAAGCAGGCTTTGTGAAGCTTGAAACTGTCTGGCCATTTCCCGAAGAAAAACTGATCAACGCAACCCGCAACGCCAAAAGGGTTCTGGTTGTAGAGATGAACCTTGGACAGGTATTTAACGAGGTTCAGAGAGTTCTCAGGGATAAAGAAGTTGAACTCCTCCCAAAGATCGGTGGAGAGATGCATTTACCTGAGGAGATACTTGAAGAAATAAAATCTGATTGA
- a CDS encoding DUF4013 domain-containing protein — MKIGEIVKNSIKYPFSDWKKLLMFGIIVMMSSLNYIFESMGVLQSEGITLILLPISCLFGLIFGLFVYGYEIRIFKYSLAGFEELPNFNNGFDLFVDGIKVFVVSIGYILPLILIVVVGGLFLGLTAGIIGHNVVILLGILILVVIFYLIAIFPVFLMALANMAFYDDLGAAFEVHEIFKKISNIGWFNLVKLYIINIIICLVVSIIGALIVSIFDLISLKIIGALFIILIVVPYIEIYIYRSVALFYLSEDQGYLVCEKCGGYYQLQSGESPEDFSDTCECGGKLKFVQDLNDNSAEDTISEKQNFKDKLKSLLNNKWNLAFIGVLILVICLVGFTSTQKAVVTNSTLIGTYNVGDINPVNGTVITAIPSGTSKIRMEYNLSWTQPIAGNSGLTIEGYNVNVTNENLIYQDNSLIYYKVLSLDKNDKNKTGTLYLDGSSIKCLVISQAGVNGTIKIYSEKTA; from the coding sequence ATGAAGATTGGGGAAATAGTAAAAAATTCCATTAAATATCCGTTTTCAGATTGGAAGAAGCTTTTGATGTTTGGAATCATTGTAATGATGAGTAGTTTAAATTATATTTTTGAATCTATGGGTGTTCTCCAATCTGAAGGTATTACTCTGATCTTATTACCTATTTCATGTCTTTTTGGATTAATATTCGGGTTATTTGTGTATGGGTATGAGATCAGAATTTTTAAATATTCTTTAGCTGGTTTTGAAGAACTCCCAAACTTTAACAATGGCTTTGACTTGTTTGTAGATGGTATTAAAGTCTTCGTGGTTTCTATTGGTTATATACTTCCCCTTATCTTGATTGTAGTAGTTGGCGGATTATTTTTAGGTTTAACTGCGGGTATTATAGGGCATAATGTTGTAATACTTCTTGGAATCTTAATTTTAGTTGTAATTTTTTATTTGATTGCAATTTTTCCGGTATTTTTAATGGCATTGGCGAATATGGCATTTTATGATGATCTTGGGGCAGCATTTGAAGTCCATGAAATATTCAAGAAGATCTCTAATATTGGCTGGTTTAATCTTGTAAAATTGTATATAATCAATATAATAATCTGTTTAGTTGTATCAATCATCGGGGCTTTAATTGTAAGTATTTTCGATTTAATCTCTCTTAAAATTATAGGCGCTTTATTTATCATATTAATCGTAGTTCCTTACATAGAGATTTACATTTACAGATCCGTAGCATTATTCTATCTATCTGAAGATCAGGGATACTTAGTCTGTGAGAAATGTGGAGGATACTACCAGTTACAGTCAGGGGAGTCTCCTGAGGATTTCAGTGATACGTGTGAGTGTGGTGGAAAGCTAAAATTTGTTCAGGATTTAAATGATAACTCGGCAGAGGATACAATTTCTGAAAAACAGAACTTTAAGGATAAGTTGAAGTCTTTGTTAAATAATAAGTGGAATTTGGCGTTTATTGGGGTTTTAATTTTGGTTATTTGTTTGGTGGGCTTTACATCAACACAAAAAGCAGTTGTTACAAATAGTACATTGATTGGAACTTATAATGTAGGTGATATAAATCCCGTTAATGGTACTGTTATTACTGCAATACCTTCAGGAACATCAAAAATTAGAATGGAATATAATTTATCGTGGACACAACCAATTGCAGGTAATAGTGGACTTACTATCGAAGGATATAATGTTAATGTAACAAATGAAAATTTAATTTATCAGGATAACAGTTTAATTTACTACAAAGTGCTTTCCTTAGATAAAAATGATAAAAATAAAACAGGCACTTTATATTTAGACGGTTCTTCGATTAAATGTCTTGTAATTTCACAAGCTGGAGTTAACGGCACTATCAAAATTTATTCAGAAAAAACAGCCTGA
- a CDS encoding DUF1002 domain-containing protein: MKKLLVGLILILVSLSPIYATSGFAVTYGEATYSNQAWKNSVTTYFQSHTDKNLTDASSKVITASEVNAVSKGVTGKTYSSSQIYSCAMVDLSYSNGIKIVVDKSKITTVTPKMYANALKSTGIENGYVVVTSPVSASGESALAGVLKSYEIAVGTSIPEQAKKAATEELYTETQIANQTGQSGDNIATLFDKVKTEAQKQNTQNATQIKIIVVNIANNMNINLTDSQAQQIADAVAGSLQAQSSLTDFKNQLQSVTDQASQASGILSQIWNYLQGLYDYLSGVISGQSL, translated from the coding sequence ATGAAAAAACTACTGGTTGGATTGATTTTAATACTCGTATCTTTAAGTCCCATATACGCTACTTCTGGATTTGCAGTGACCTACGGTGAGGCAACCTACTCAAACCAAGCCTGGAAGAATTCAGTTACAACTTACTTCCAGTCCCATACAGATAAAAACCTCACTGATGCATCTTCAAAGGTTATCACTGCCTCTGAGGTGAATGCAGTGTCCAAGGGAGTTACAGGAAAAACCTACAGCTCGAGTCAGATATACTCCTGTGCAATGGTGGATCTCAGCTACTCCAATGGAATCAAGATCGTAGTTGATAAGAGTAAGATAACCACGGTGACCCCTAAGATGTACGCCAACGCACTTAAATCAACGGGAATAGAAAATGGTTACGTTGTTGTAACTTCACCAGTCAGTGCTTCAGGTGAATCAGCACTTGCAGGCGTCCTCAAATCCTATGAAATTGCAGTTGGAACTTCAATACCGGAACAGGCAAAAAAGGCAGCTACTGAAGAACTTTACACTGAAACACAGATAGCCAACCAAACAGGACAGAGTGGAGATAACATTGCAACCCTCTTCGATAAGGTGAAGACCGAAGCACAGAAACAGAACACCCAAAATGCTACTCAGATCAAGATCATAGTCGTGAACATTGCAAACAACATGAACATCAACCTAACGGATAGTCAGGCCCAGCAAATTGCAGATGCAGTTGCAGGTTCCCTACAGGCCCAATCAAGCCTTACAGATTTTAAGAATCAACTTCAAAGTGTTACAGACCAAGCAAGCCAAGCGAGTGGAATATTGAGTCAGATATGGAACTATCTCCAGGGACTGTACGACTACCTATCAGGGGTTATCTCAGGTCAAAGCCTGTGA